Proteins from a genomic interval of Bradyrhizobium sp. CCBAU 53340:
- a CDS encoding enoyl-CoA hydratase/isomerase family protein — protein MPAPVSKPDDPALLRIEGAIATITLNRPAAFNSVNLAIAQKLEQLAAHIEGDDAIKVVVIEGEGRAFSAGGDLQTIGAAAEANTVTPVVGELLKHYHSFIEILRRMPKISLSSVHGSAAGAGMGLAFVTDLCIAAEDAKFTPAYAKIGVSPDGGSTVGIVGTVGSRRALQIFLTEDNFTAQQAYEWGLVAKTVPAAELKAATRQLAERLAQNPSAAISGTKSLVYQAATTPVKQQLDAEEHKIIMAMNTEEFRVAVKKFTSKSK, from the coding sequence ATGCCAGCTCCCGTCTCAAAGCCCGACGATCCCGCGCTGCTGCGGATCGAGGGTGCGATCGCGACCATCACGCTCAACCGCCCCGCCGCATTCAACTCGGTCAACCTCGCCATCGCGCAGAAGCTCGAACAGCTTGCGGCCCATATCGAGGGCGATGACGCCATCAAGGTCGTGGTGATCGAGGGCGAAGGCCGCGCCTTCTCGGCCGGCGGCGATCTGCAGACGATCGGGGCCGCGGCCGAGGCCAACACCGTGACACCGGTGGTTGGCGAGCTCTTGAAGCATTATCATTCCTTCATCGAGATCCTCAGGCGCATGCCGAAGATCTCGCTGTCCAGCGTCCACGGCTCCGCGGCCGGCGCCGGGATGGGCCTCGCCTTCGTCACCGATCTCTGCATCGCCGCAGAGGATGCCAAGTTCACGCCCGCTTACGCCAAGATCGGCGTGTCGCCGGATGGCGGCTCGACGGTCGGGATCGTCGGCACTGTCGGCTCGCGCCGCGCGCTGCAGATTTTCCTCACTGAAGACAATTTTACCGCGCAGCAGGCCTATGAATGGGGCTTGGTCGCCAAGACCGTTCCCGCAGCGGAGTTGAAAGCCGCCACGCGACAGCTCGCCGAGCGTCTGGCGCAGAACCCGTCGGCGGCGATATCAGGCACAAAATCCCTCGTGTACCAGGCTGCCACCACGCCCGTAAAACAGCAGCTCGATGCCGAGGAGCACAAGATCATCATGGCGATGAACACGGAGGAGTTCCGCGTTGCCGTGAAGAAGTTCACGAGCAAGAGCAAGTAG
- a CDS encoding TRAP transporter large permease gives MSAPIVLALMSICFLSFGYLGVPVPFSLMAGVFIGAVLSDVSLAAIIQKIFDGVDSEALLAIPFFLLVGELMSSANVVVRIANLSVSLVGHIRGGLSQVVVVFSMFFSEMSGSTTADVAVMSRALGGPMKREGYEPAFIAAIIASASTIAALVPPSITAVVYGAVGNVSIAGLFMAGVVPGLMIGFGLMIYCYFFGPSGLRKPRAPLRQVVFAAGDAALPLMIPVILLGGILTGWFTPTEAGVVAVVWIILVVIPALNRGHFRKIPYDFCLAGLIFSLPLITIGAANAFGWMLAYLRGASYIADLITSIAGHDPHLIMLLMVLLFTVVGDFIEPVPTIIIFMPLVNTLTEAGDINGVHMGVVLIATLAFGLITPPYGLVLLMASKFVGISFAKALRAALPIYVVFFATIAFAIYFPSVVLWLPRHVLPESVGCFKSPAGTGYICPQ, from the coding sequence GTGAGCGCACCCATTGTCCTTGCGTTGATGTCGATCTGCTTCCTGTCGTTCGGCTATCTCGGCGTGCCCGTGCCGTTCTCGCTGATGGCCGGCGTCTTCATCGGCGCCGTCCTATCCGACGTCTCGCTGGCTGCGATCATCCAGAAGATCTTTGACGGCGTCGATTCCGAGGCGCTGCTAGCGATCCCGTTCTTCCTCTTGGTCGGCGAGCTCATGAGCTCGGCCAATGTGGTGGTGCGAATAGCCAATCTCTCGGTGTCGCTGGTCGGGCATATCAGGGGCGGGCTGTCGCAGGTCGTCGTCGTCTTCAGCATGTTCTTCTCGGAGATGTCGGGCTCGACCACGGCCGACGTCGCCGTGATGAGCCGCGCGCTCGGCGGGCCGATGAAGCGCGAAGGCTACGAGCCCGCCTTCATCGCCGCGATTATTGCGTCGGCCTCGACCATTGCGGCGCTGGTGCCGCCGAGCATCACGGCCGTGGTCTATGGTGCGGTCGGCAACGTCTCGATCGCCGGCCTGTTCATGGCGGGCGTGGTGCCCGGGCTGATGATCGGCTTCGGCCTGATGATCTATTGCTATTTCTTCGGCCCGTCGGGCCTGCGCAAGCCGCGCGCGCCATTGCGCCAGGTGGTGTTCGCGGCGGGCGATGCGGCCCTGCCGCTGATGATCCCGGTGATCCTGCTGGGAGGCATTCTGACCGGCTGGTTCACGCCGACGGAGGCCGGCGTCGTCGCCGTGGTCTGGATCATCCTGGTCGTGATCCCCGCGCTCAATCGCGGGCACTTCAGGAAGATCCCGTACGATTTCTGTCTCGCCGGCCTGATCTTCTCGCTGCCGCTGATCACGATCGGCGCTGCCAACGCCTTCGGCTGGATGCTCGCCTACTTACGTGGCGCCAGCTACATCGCCGACTTGATCACCTCGATCGCGGGCCACGATCCGCATTTGATCATGCTGTTGATGGTGCTGCTGTTCACCGTGGTTGGCGATTTCATCGAGCCGGTCCCGACCATCATCATCTTCATGCCGCTGGTCAACACGCTGACGGAAGCGGGCGACATCAACGGCGTCCACATGGGCGTGGTGCTGATCGCGACGCTCGCCTTCGGCCTGATCACGCCGCCTTATGGCCTCGTGCTGCTGATGGCGTCGAAATTCGTCGGCATCAGCTTCGCGAAAGCGCTGCGCGCGGCGCTGCCGATCTATGTGGTGTTCTTCGCCACCATCGCCTTTGCGATCTACTTTCCGAGCGTGGTGCTGTGGCTGCCACGGCACGTGCTGCCGGAATCGGTCGGCTGCTTCAAGTCGCCGGCGGGAACGGGTTACATCTGCCCTCAGTAG